The following proteins are encoded in a genomic region of Aliiroseovarius sp. F47248L:
- a CDS encoding gamma-glutamylcyclotransferase, whose product MSTQDLWVFGYGSLMWNPGFDHTEAVIATLPGYHRSFCMRSIHHRGTEDTPGLVLALDEMSGARCKGLAFRACPKSHDKTLAELRERELVSSAYLEKWLTVILQDGRKVEAVTYVIDPDHAQYCQIELDEQAQIIAQAVGGRGPNTEYLYNTAAHLSDLGIEDQDLNWLSQTVRAMVTP is encoded by the coding sequence ATGAGCACACAGGATCTTTGGGTTTTCGGGTATGGCTCGTTGATGTGGAACCCCGGTTTCGACCATACCGAAGCTGTCATTGCCACGCTTCCCGGCTATCACCGCAGTTTTTGTATGCGGTCGATCCATCATCGCGGGACCGAGGATACGCCGGGACTGGTTCTGGCGCTAGACGAAATGAGCGGTGCGCGATGCAAGGGGCTGGCCTTCCGGGCTTGCCCGAAAAGCCATGATAAAACGCTGGCAGAGTTGCGCGAGCGCGAGCTTGTGTCCTCCGCTTATCTGGAGAAGTGGCTGACCGTCATACTTCAGGACGGGCGTAAGGTCGAAGCGGTCACCTATGTGATCGACCCCGATCATGCTCAATACTGCCAGATCGAACTTGACGAACAGGCGCAAATCATTGCGCAGGCAGTTGGTGGGCGGGGGCCGAACACCGAATACCTTTACAACACGGCTGCGCATCTGTCCGATCTGGGTATCGAGGATCAGGACCTGAACTGGCTGTCGCAAACCGTGCGCGCGATGGTGACCCCGTAG